AGGTGGTCTACTACCAGTCCGACGGGTTCAGCGTCGGCGGCCACGTACGTCTGGGCCGTCCGGTACCACCCGGCCACTAAGTACCCACTGGTCTCCACGTTCGAACTCGTCATGGTGACGGTGGCCGGCGCCTACCGGCGCCGCGAGCGTCGCGGCGGCGTTCGCGTACGCGCCGCTCGACTGCTCcggcgaggtggtggaggCGAAGTCGCGGGGTCGACGTACGGCGTCTTGGAGCGCGGCAAATCGCTAGATGCGTCGCTGCCTATCCGCTTCAGCAGTGAAGGCGCTGATAACCTCATCGTCAACGACTGCCTGAACCGTCAAGTTCACCGTGTCAGTGCTCAAGAATCCACGGTCTGTTTAATGGATACTgtatcttaaattttaattatctgTTGTTCCGGACACAAGTTTTACCAGCTCGATCTAGTTATATTGCTAGGGAGTAGTTGGTAGTAATTATCTACGTAAAGCTATGTTAAAGTTCACAAATATCGACGGTCCCATGCATGTAGCATGAAATGTGTTCATGGGTATAATATCTACAGCTGGTTCGAGTTCGACGGCATGCAAACCGGTAGGCAATATTGTGATGTCCCACAAAGATGAGACAAGTGGAAGGGGCACACGTTCCTCTGCAGTTAACCATTTTTATCGATTTTGCAAATGAAACCGCAACAAGGTTCAGCACCATGAAATACTCCATTTTGGGCTTGTTTCGTTTAGaggaattttaatataaaggaataggaaaaatggAGGAATGGTGATGTATAGCAACACCaacctatagaaatttttccaaGAGGTGTTAgtggataaaaattttcatatgttaTCTCTCTATGTCTTCTAGAAGAGACatagaaagagaaaattttctttgattttcctATGATTTATTTCTACAAACGAATGACGTTCAAAGAAATTCAATCATTAGGAACtgtatcttttgtttttccttcaaaatgaATAGGCCCTTTATAGAGCTCTGTAATAACTCACATAACAGAATTACAAGTGTGACACAGTTGTGTGTGCTACCAAAAGTTTGTCAAAGGGATCATGGGATCATTCATACTTAACAGTTCAACACACCTCAAACAATGTACAAAGCTACCGGCCAGTTTCTTAAATGTAATAGATAGTGAAAAAAATGGCATTACTAAGGACAGATTGACATGAAACACATTTTCTCGGATCCATTGAAAGGCAGAGGAGGCATCAATCAGAACTAAGATTCCATAATTACCAGCGAAGTTCTCACTTTCCACAAAATAGAATCCAACAGCTGGCAAAGAAAAATCTGAATGCAAGAATTATCGAAGGCGCATTCGGAAATAACCTATGGAGTACCATATACTGATGTTGATGACGATGAAGCAATAAGATGTGTTCGGCTCCCCCATTTCTAATTCTAGGTTATCCCGTTTATCACGTGCACGCTTCTTAAATggttaaatggtgtattttttgtaaatattttctacatgaaagttttaaaatcatattaatctattatatatattttaataattaataattaattaattagatactaatctattactatatttctGTACCGAATAACTAACTCACCTACCCCTCTTACTGAACGTGGCCTAACCAGGAAGAACTGAACGTGGCCTAACTAGGAAGAGTCGTGCGCTGATCTTGCTAAGAGTTCACCAATTTAAATACTTTGGTTAGTAACAATTGAGAAACGTCAACAGACATTGAGAGTTCTTTTTCTCAAACGATCAGAGTGAGAGGGTCTTTTAATTTAGCGTAAATTGGATCATGCCAttgaaactaaacaaatttaaaaaaaataccattataattcgTAAAATCGCGCACATGCCAACCGTATTTCTGCAAAATTTGATTCTTGCCATTCTTGGCCCACAAATCAGGATCCTGCCTCTTTTCCCTCTAACGTATTTTCGTATGGTCGCTATTGCCCCTCTCTCCAGTGATACAAGGCTGGATCTGGCTGGGCTCAAACAGAGGGAGGCCACCGCACTGCCGACTCGTAGCTAGCTGCCGGCGACGGAATCAGCGACGCTGGGTGGTGAAGCGGCGGAGGGGGTGCGAGTtcaccggcgccggcaacCTGAGATGTAGGTGCTCCCATCAAGAATCCCCCTTGAAGCTTTGTGCGCTGTGGGACGGGAGGGATGGAGGGGATGGATCCGGCTGGATCGATTCCAGCGATTGCTACAATACCGTGAGTGCTTGctattccttttctttgtCACAAGCATGCAGTACTTAGCAATACCATGAGTTGATGTTCTCTCCTTTATTGGTAGGCACTGGTTTCAGTAGAGGTTAGGCTTGAAGCATTTGTCACGGTAGACACAGATGGTAGAAAGTGTTACACGAAAGGCAGTACTTGGCATTGGGTTGTGGATTCAGAAAGTTTCTCAATGGATTTTCTGATGAATAGCTTAAGTGCCGAGGTCGCATGCGGAACAAATCAGTCCCCTTCTGCTACCAACTGGCGCAAGCTTGTGCATGACTCATGCAAATAATCGAATTGGCCGGCTTCACAGTAAGCAACACACTCCTCAACATACTCATTCAGGTTGTCTTCCCATATCCACAACGAGCAAGTGTAACCACGCTGCAAAAGCAGAACAACAAATGAAGAATTGGGATGGAGTTGCAAAGTAATGCATATATCTCACCGTGCCTTCGCATTGGAGCCACCGTCGCCCTGGGTTCCTTGTCGTCGTCGACCTATAAACTGCTGCAGCATTCCCGCAATGACATTTCAGCTCTGGGATTCCAG
This is a stretch of genomic DNA from Oryza brachyantha chromosome 1, ObraRS2, whole genome shotgun sequence. It encodes these proteins:
- the LOC107303522 gene encoding uncharacterized protein LOC107303522, which translates into the protein MAGTSTWAAAAPNPVGLLASPSSSQADRRRDHQRRAAAVPPSLISFLGRGRAKGQQQRLPLRLCLRSSASAPPSPALPSGGLREEEDAVRHATREEEDVLRRTAPKDCERQAASTVLLDGCRLDRRLRQRRCHRVGPGGGVIQGWIWLGSNRGRPPHCRLVASCRRRNQRRWVVKRRRGCEFTGAGNLRCRCSHQESPLKLCALWDGRDGGDGSGWIDSSDCYNTALVSVEVRLEAFVTVDTDGRKCYTKGSTWHWVVDSESFSMDFLMNSLSAEVACGTNQSPSATNWRKLVHDSCK